One stretch of Thalassovita sp. DNA includes these proteins:
- a CDS encoding tyrosine-type recombinase/integrase produces MHKWQAYAGRFEPVTVRAHLRSIRMLEVHLGGKAFDKVTPTDAAAFRDHLVKLGQTPKVDGGLSNSTIRHHASQVRQFFEWLRIQDGYKRLSQNILLNLELPKAVRAKTLPREDRDYLTIEEAEGMLAKMPGSTIAERRDRAIIACAYICGLRAAALTTLRLKHIDMQKKEMLQDATEMRAKNGKSFRSFFFPRTEAFQQVLGEWLTELGALGFTEDDAVFPSLNDLTYHAPGAAPVSPMQSSAAVGNAFKVATALIARCCTPHSARDTLVYLGNELTSSRKEERAFSLNLGHARPQIKETYYAKMTDEQRRSTIEGLCAGTQFTAKEQSMVLDFYESRFERGSKEYKYAKRLADRRAAARDGEDVLE; encoded by the coding sequence GTGCATAAGTGGCAAGCCTATGCCGGGCGCTTCGAACCCGTGACCGTCCGGGCCCACCTGCGCAGCATCCGTATGTTAGAGGTTCATCTTGGCGGCAAAGCTTTCGACAAGGTCACCCCGACGGACGCGGCCGCCTTCCGCGACCACTTGGTCAAGCTGGGTCAAACCCCTAAAGTGGATGGTGGATTGAGCAACTCCACCATCCGCCATCACGCGTCTCAGGTGCGTCAGTTCTTCGAGTGGCTTCGCATACAGGATGGCTATAAGCGCCTCAGTCAGAACATCTTGCTCAACCTCGAGCTGCCTAAAGCGGTGCGCGCAAAAACACTGCCGCGTGAAGACCGGGACTATCTCACGATCGAAGAAGCAGAAGGGATGTTGGCGAAGATGCCCGGCAGCACGATCGCAGAACGTCGAGACCGGGCCATCATCGCTTGTGCCTATATCTGCGGATTGCGCGCAGCGGCCCTTACCACGCTTCGCCTGAAGCACATCGACATGCAGAAGAAGGAAATGCTCCAGGACGCCACCGAAATGCGGGCCAAGAACGGCAAGAGCTTTCGCAGTTTCTTCTTCCCTCGCACGGAAGCCTTCCAGCAGGTTCTTGGTGAATGGCTGACCGAACTTGGGGCCCTTGGCTTTACCGAGGATGACGCAGTCTTCCCCAGCTTGAATGATCTGACCTACCACGCACCCGGTGCCGCCCCGGTGTCTCCAATGCAATCCTCCGCCGCGGTAGGCAATGCCTTCAAGGTCGCCACGGCCCTGATTGCTCGCTGTTGCACACCGCACTCTGCACGCGACACATTGGTCTACCTAGGCAACGAACTGACGAGCTCACGTAAAGAAGAAAGGGCCTTCTCCCTCAACCTTGGGCATGCGAGGCCGCAAATCAAAGAAACCTACTATGCCAAAATGACGGACGAGCAACGTCGGAGCACGATCGAAGGGCTTTGTGCAGGAACCCAGTTTACCGCCAAGGAGCAGTCAATGGTTCTCGACTTTTACGAAAGCCGCTTCGAACGCGGCTCCAAAGAATACAAATACGCCAAACGGCTGGCCGACAGGCGCGCCGCCGCGCGCGATGGGGAGGATGTATTGGAATAG